In Zingiber officinale cultivar Zhangliang unplaced genomic scaffold, Zo_v1.1 ctg232, whole genome shotgun sequence, the following are encoded in one genomic region:
- the LOC122037088 gene encoding KIN14B-interacting protein At4g14310-like yields MSTRLKERGGGGNKIMACKPNNKGPLHSTPTDKRPVSAPRRSTVAVGKENPRDVSVGRASSSRRKVEEKPAPPFAAVRFSTSSLPRGKSCKPSDLVSDIRGDRRPHRVSTSDQLGRAPGRDLEAEAGGRKSFGVSGALLPGKGLYDQGLMRNAERLATATGGVSYLRNPKPKGDTKSLDLIAEKLGRKSDGDLNAKGSSNSSKQKNEPPFLEKKVTNLKENASMQNSKNKTFLVSSSKAIDGETPRFFPSGLKDTSYAVSNPKPQGQTDEIVAHATTSNTKKEDCLVMQLEPSKDVGYDVKIKDIPCEEERVDSVPKVEVAHGRSANIRVFEKSNDDVKGARVVSKYPSKLHEKLAMLEGKVQKIASEIKRTKEILDGNNPDDSKLILSDIQSQICGIEKAVAHAVRGTTTSQQDSSKVIKANCEDQNNCVPDHTDQTIIPSYTVRELKNDVIEARFFPHHKFLKDRNSSGILGGHGSDRSDSDLEDGSSCSVGENPIAMKFLASLDLEQGEPSKHVNLASERMTVQARIISAAEYASKKMVSDYSKGGIELVADENFEEFDNVEKNSALMLHEQPKGPYKDQLCEIGQKPSTGGWFVSEGEAVLLSHHDGSCSYYDMTNYEFKAEYNPPSAMSNNVWGDCWLIRAPGTDGCSGKYVVAASAGNAMESGFCSWDYYTREVKAFCIGDSTDNSPSPWPSRIPLGSLSNASLRTSQQQWWYKPCGPLLISTATRQKSVNAYDIRDGELVMKWETSSPVTGMDYSSPLQWRSRGKVIIAGTEAISLWDVNSLNPQPLLSVAFSGKRIYSLHVNNTDAEHSGGIQQRVSSSEVEGNDGVFCTQESINVLDFRIPSGIGIKVSKHGGTGHSIFSRGDYIFVGSTEGRLPIKGCPRSRIQHYSLRKGKLVASYQLPEFNSHAHHSALTQVWGNGNTVMGICGLGLFVFDALRDENSQTFCFDRGNTIDVKETIGPDDLYCPAFDYSGSRVLVISRDRPASWRYVL; encoded by the exons ATGTCAACGCGGCTCAAGGAGAGAGGAGGCGGGGGGAACAAGATCATGGCGTGTAAGCCGAACAACAAGGGACCACTCCACTCTACCCCTACCGATAAGCGACCTGTCTCCGCTCCCCGGAGGAGCACCGTCGCCGTCGGCAAGGAGAACCCCAGGGACGTCTCAGTAGGGAGGGCGTCTTCATCCCGTCGCAAGGTCGAGGAAAAGCCAGCACCACCATTCGCTGCCGTACGCTTCTCCACGTCGTCTTTGCCGAGAGGTAAGTCCTGCAAACCCTCCGATCTGGTGTCTGACATCCGCGGAGATCGCCGACCACATAGGGTTTCCACGTCCGACCAACTGGGAAGAGCGCCGGGGCGGGATCTGGAAGCAGAGGCTGGAGGGCGGAAGAGTTTCGGCGTTTCGGGTGCGTTGCTGCCGGGGAAGGGGCTTTACGACCAGGGTTTGATGAGAAATGCTGAGAGATTAGCGACTGCGACTGGCGGCGTCTCGTACCTTCGTAACCCTAAGCCTAAAGGAGATACAAAGTCCTTGGATTTGATCGCAGAGAAACTAGGTCGCAAGAGTGATGGCGATTTGAATGCAAAAGGATCCTCGAACTCCTCGAAACAGAAAAATGAACCTCCTTTTCTGGAGAAGAAGGTAACAAATTTgaaggaaaatgcatctatgcAAAATAGTAAGAATAAGACCTTTCTGGTCTCAAGTTCAAAGGCTATCGATGGAGAAACCCCAAGATTTTTTCCCAGTGGCCTGAAGGACACAAGTTATGCAGTATCTAATCCGAAACCTCAGGGTCAAACTGATGAAATTGTTGCTCATGCTACAACATCAAATACGAAGAAGGAAGACTGTTTGGTAATGCAATTGGAGCCGTCAAAAGATGTAGGATATGATGTTAAGATCAAGGATATCCCCTGTGAGGAGGAGCGTGTTGATTCAGTTCCGAAAGTTGAGGTTGCGCATGGACGATCTGCAAATATTAGGGTTTTTGAGAAGTCGAATGATGATGTCAAAGGTGCTCGAGTTGTGTCCAAATACCCTAGTAAGTTGCATGAGAAGTTGGCGATGTTGGAaggaaaagttcaaaaaattgcATCTGAAATCAAGCGGACGAAGGAGATATTGGATGGCAACAACCCTGATGATTCAAAGTTGATTCTCTCCGATATCCAGAGCCAAATATGTGGAATCGAGAAAGCTGTTGCCCATGCAGTTCGTGGTACTACTACATCTCAACAGGATTCCTCTAAAGTCATCAAAGCAAACTGTGAGGATCAAAACAACTGCGTACCTGATCACACAGATCAAACAATCATTCCGAGCTATACAGTTAGAGAATTGAAAAATGACGTGATAGAAGCAAGGTTCTTCCCGCATCATAAGTTTTTAAAGGACAGGAACTCATCTGGCATTTTGGGAGGTCATGGTTCAGATCGCAGTGATTCAGACCTCGAAGATGGTTCATCGTGTTCTGTTGGCGAAAATCCTATTGCAATGAAGTTCTTGGCTTCTCTAGATTTGGAGCAAGGTGAACCTAGCAAACATGTGAATTTGGCATCTGAGCGCATGACTGTACAAGCGAGAATCATCTCTGCAGCAGAATATGCCTCAAAGAAGATGGTCAGTGACTATTCCAAGGGGGGAATTGAACTCGTGGCAGATGAAAATTTTGAAGAATTTGACAACGTGGAGAAAAACTCTGCATTGATGTTACATGAACAACCTAAGGGACCTTACAAAGATCAGTTGTGTGAGATTGGACAGAAGCCCTCGACTGGCGGATGGTTTGTTTCTGAAGGAGAAGCTGTTCTTCTTTCCCATCACGATGGATCCTGCTCGTATTATGACATGACTAACTATGAG TTCAAGGCTGAATACAATCCACCATCAGCCATGTCGAATAATGTGTGGGGTGATTGTTGGTTAATCCGAGCACCAGGAACAGACGGATGTTCCGGGAAATATGTGGTTGCAGCATCAGCTGGGAATGCTATGGAATCTGGATTTTGTTCATGGGATTATTATACAAGAGAAGTAAAAGCATTTTGCATAGGAGATTCAACTGATAACTCCCCATCGCCATGGCCGTCTAGGATACCTCTCGGATCGCTAAGTAATGCCAGTCTGAGAACATCACAGCAACAATGGTGGTACAAGCCTTGTGGCCCGCTCCTAATCTCCACTGCCACAAGACAGAAATCTGTCAATGCTTACGATATCCGCGACGGAGAGCTAGTGATGAAGTGGGAGACTAGCAGCCCTGTGACTGGGATGGACTACTCGAGCCCTCTGCAATGGCGAAGTAGAGGAAAGGTGATCATAGCAGGAACTGAAGCCATTAGCCTTTGGGATGTCAACTCTCTAAACCCACAGCCGCTATTGTCTGTTGCCTTTTCCGGAAAGAGGATCTATTCACTTCATGTAAACAACACTGATGCTGAACATAGCGGCGGCATTCAACaaag GGTGAGTTCATCGGAGGTGGAGGGCAACGATGGTGTCTTCTGCACTCAAGAAAGCATCAATGTGCTCGATTTTCGGATTCCGTCCGGTATCGGGATCAAAGTGTCTAAGCACGGAGGCACAGGCCATTCGATCTTCTCTCGCGGAGACTACATATTCGTCGGGAGCACCGAAGGAAGATTGCCCATCAAAGGCTGTCCGCGATCCCGCATACAGCATTACTCATTGCGCAAAGGAAAGCTCGTCGCGTCGTACCAACTGCCGGAATTCAATTCCCACGCTCACCACTCCGCGCTGACTCAAGTTTGGGGAAATGGCAACACCGTGATGGGCATCTGCGGGCTGGGGCTCTTCGTCTTCGATGCCCTTCGTGATGAAAATTCTCAGACCTTTTGCTTCGACCGCGGGAATACGATAGATGTGAAGGAAACAATTGGCCCCGACGATTTGTACTGCCCTGCTTTCGACTATTCTGGATCGAGAGTTCTGGTGATATCGAGAGATCGCCCTGCTTCCTGGAGGTATGTGTTATGA
- the LOC122037040 gene encoding CRIB domain-containing protein RIC1-like, with amino-acid sequence MGTGMKMKNILKGLRYISQIFDEEEEPEMQIGHPTDVKHVAHIGCDGQSINNSPTWMTEFRSPAATAGAAAQNKAVPDPHPSDAPPPRSSPGLDGGSTRRSRRSQPAGGRADSVAAAEDEGAKQGRKKGSGEDATAAPRNPQRRKPKGGASSSSSHASGASTRPKAARSVEQRPDAVKPAVAKGEAELGEEK; translated from the exons ATGGGGAccgggatgaagatgaagaacatcCTCAAAGGCCTTCGTTATATTTCTCAAATATTTG atgAAGAGGAAGAACCGGAGATGCAAATTGGTCACCCCACAGACGTCAAGCACGTGGCGCACATCGGTTGTGACGGTCAGTCCATCAATAATTCTCCTACTTGG ATGACCGAGTTCCGATCGCCGGCGGCCACCGCCGGCGCAGCTGCACAAAACAAGGCCGTACCAG ATCCCCACCCGAGCGACGCGCCGCCTCCGCGGTCCTCCCCCGGCCTCGACGGCGGATCTACCCGGAGGTCGCGCCGCTCGCAGCCTGCCGGAGGCCGCGCCGACAGCGTTGCGGCAGCGGAGGACGAAGGGGCCAAGCAAGGGCGGAAGAAAGGGAGCGGCGAGGATGCAACGGCCGCGCCCAGGAACCCGCAGCGGCGCAAGCCCAAAGGCGgcgcttcctcctcttcctcccacGCCAGCGGGGCGTCGACGCGGCCGAAGGCGGCGAGATCGGTCGAGCAGAGACCCGACGCGGTGAAGCCCGCGGTGGCGAAGGGCGAAGCAGAGCTAGGGGAAGAGAAATGA